One genomic window of Heptranchias perlo isolate sHepPer1 chromosome 12, sHepPer1.hap1, whole genome shotgun sequence includes the following:
- the si:dkey-10o6.2 gene encoding uncharacterized protein si:dkey-10o6.2 isoform X2 gives MSIAVVDFGSFGLGKAKPSADEMERLSTEIIKALSDLGFVYLKNTGIEEQNVLKVMDTCKKFFLLPSEIKQQYTRSMDSETPSHGWVDTEAESLNPTRPGDLKEAFNVSTLTSSDKWPVKHAPEFSKCLESFFKICEQLTVRIMKVIALGLRVESDFFINKHKMMGCNQNPTTLRASYYPPIQKSSVKEHQVRCGEHSDYGTFTLLFQDKSAGLEVMHKSGQYVAAPYIPNTVLLNIADLLQRWTSDTLISTIMMQQLHAVMDRTSTCPSILSST, from the exons ATGAGCATTGCAGTTGTGGACTTTGGATCATTTGGCTTAGGAAAAGCTAAACCCTCAGCCGATGAAATGGAACGATTATCCACAGAGATCATAAAGGCCCTCAGTGACCTTGGGTTTGTGTACCTCAAAAACACTGGGATCGAAGAACAAAAC GTgcttaaagtgatggacacctgCAAGAAGTTCTTTCTACTTCCAAGTGAAATTAAACAACAATATACCCGTTCAATGGACTCTGAAACTCCAAGCCATGGGTGGGTTGACACAGAGGCAGAAAG CTTAAATCCCACACGTCCTGGAGACCTGAAGGAAGCCTTTAATGTGTCAACATTAACTTCAAGTGAT aaatGGCCTGTCAAACATGCTCCTGAGTTTTCAAAATGTTTGGAATCATTCTTCAAAATCTGTGAGCAGCTGACTGTCCGAATAATGAAAGTCATTGCACTGGGCCTGAGGGTTGAGAGTGATTTCTTTATCAACAAGCACAAAATGATGGGCT GTAATCAAAATCCTACAACCCTTAGAGCTTCCTACTACCCACCAATACAGAAATCCTCTGTGAAGGAACATCAGGTCCGATGTGGAGAGCATTCCGATTATGGAACATTCACTTTACTCTTCCAAGATAAGAGTGCGGGTTTAGAG GTTATGCACAAGTCTGGCCAGTATGTTGCTGCCCCCTACATCCCAAACACTGTTCTTCTCAACATAGCAGACCTTCTGCAGAGGTGGACATCTGACACATTGATTTCCACG